actggcCTTATTCCTCCTAACTGCTCGCACCCCCAATTATCTCCACAAAGAACTATAAATGGGTAGGGGCATGTGCACAGCTGTCTCAGCTCTAATGACTCCAGTCCTTCTTTCcaccctcctttctccctttcatACAATTAAGACATTGGTCCTTTGTCCTTTCCCCAAGATATCAGAGGGGATACAATAccacaggagagagggaggggaagggtagaAAAGAGAGCTATCTGTTGTCACTCTCTATTCCTATCTCCAGGGACCAAACAGGTTATCTGGATTCTAAGCAAATGATTTGCCTGTCCACAAAACCAAATAATAGGGGACAGCTACTCTCTGTGTCCTAGATCAAGAAAGATATGAATGTCCAGGGTATTGTTTAGGGTCCTTCTTCAGTATATAGCCTCATCCATATTGTCATCACTGTCACCCCCAAAGTCTTCTCCATTGTCAAAATATGACATGATGTAATCAGTTTcctgaaatagaaagaaagaaaggaaggaagaaaggtatGTCGGCATGCTTTCAGCATTCTCCTTCATCCCTGTGTACCAGTCCCCTTCCCTCCTAATCACAGCATTCCAGGCCTATAGTTCACTCCGCATTCAAGCTGTAGTTCACTCTTGAGAAGAGCCTAGGGACAGGTAAAGTGGAGGGTGCAAACCTTTGGAGGCACTATCTCCTTTGGCCCTCTAGCTTTCCGAAGTTGAGATCCCCAAAGCTTATGAGTGGAAGAAAGGGGGCCTGAGAATGAAAGGAGGTCCCCTTCACCTCTTCATGCTCTTCTTCATCAtactcctcttcttcttcctcttccttctcttcttcttcttctttctcctcatcttcctctgaagtcacttcttcttccttcttctccaggGTCTTATGTGAAGATGAATAGGAAGAGGAACTCAGCTCACAGAAGGGAAAAATTGAGGCACACATGGGCCAAAGGTGGTCTCTATGAGCATTTCTTCCTTACCTCTAGTTTCTGTATTGTTTCCTCCTTATCTTCTGTGGTCTTAGGGGGCCTCTTGGGGAGTAGGATGGTGGTCCCTGGTGAGAGGATCAAAAGGTGAACCATCAAAGCAAACTTCCTAGATAGCGTTCTACCCCACCCTCTTGCATAGACCATGTCACTCTGCTGCCCTCATGTGGCCACCATGGCACCCAGCAACAATACGGGGTAGACTGGGTAGGTAGGAATTAGGAGGGCAGGCAAGACCACCAGCAGCCTTGGCCCTACAGCTGATGAAGGAaacctctcctttccctcctttttctaGATACACTCACGCTCCTTCTGTAGCTTCCGTACTCGGATCTTTAGCTCCCGGGGTAGACGTCGCCAATCTAGGAATAGCGGGAATGTAAAAGTCAGCAAGACTCTGCCCTGGGGTGCCCTGTGAATGATGACTCTTTGAAAGGACAGGTAAGGATTAGGGTTAAgggtgaggaaggaaggggctgggTCAAAGTTGCTTGGAACAAAACTGTGGCTTGGATGCCTCCAGAGGAGTGGGGGCCATTTAATAGGTTTTTAGGTAGAGTCTGAGAGTGTTTTGGAGCACATCTAAGGCTCCTGAATAGggtgaagatggagacagaggagggtggagagggtGGTGGCTTGTGGCTTGAGGCATCTCAAGCATTTGAAAGAAGGGAGGTCAATGAAAGGGCCCATCACCTACCAGGGTTCCAATCTATGGCGTTGTCAATCGGCCCTGACATCTGATATTTGTCTGAGTAACGCTCCACATCTGAGGGATCAGAGGTCAAGGGTCAAAGTTTTATCCTTTCAGAGCCCTAGAACAGGGTTCTTCCTGAGGTCCAGCCCTCTCAAAACTCAGAAATTGTCTTTTTCCTCACCCCAGACCCAGAGCCCAGGGGGTCAGCTTCCATGAGGACCTTCAACACTCTTCTAACCTGTCCTTTTGCCACCTCAAATTACAATGTTTTTGTTATCTCCCTTAATGCAAAGGCATGGCTATATTGACTGGTAGTGTGGTACAGTGGAAAGTATACTAGAGCAAGAAACGAGGGTTTCAGTGTTCCCTTTACTCCTCGTTAATGGGACTAACTTAGGCAAGTGTTTCATCGCTCTGAACTTTAGCTTCTAGGGCTTAGTAGGAAAGCACTGGTTGTCAATACATTGAAATACTGTACTTCCACACCAGTTGGTAAATATCCACTATCCCAGACCTCCCAAGTACACCCTGTTCTCCAGTCCCTCCTGGCTCCCCGACCTCTCCATGATCCACAAACCAAAGgggtaatattttaattacaggGCTTCTCAGAGACCCCTTCTCAagttcttctgattggttggtaccTGCAATATCCagattgttaaaaattttaatacatctcCCCatttatatctgtaaaatgggcatcttAATACTTAACCTCCTACTGTCCAAGACTATTGTGAGACTCAAAACAAACCATGGATACCATAATGCATTTCAAATGCAGGGGTAATTACTGTGATCTCCCCAGTTAGGCAGTGAGCTTGCTGTGCCTCTTctggcctctctgggccccagcggTGCTAAGTATAGGGCACTACTCATGGAAGGCACTCAGAACATGATACTAGCATTCCAACTGACCTCTCTTGGGGACAGCAGGCCGGATGAAGTAGGGGAGCTGCCTCATGGCCCCTCGAAGCTCCTGCTTCAGTGCCAGGACAtattccccttcctctcctgagGGCAGAGGCACTGGGCGGAACTCCAAGGGCTAAGGAGGCAGAGGCAATGGTCAATTCAGGGAGAAAATGCTGGAGTACAAATCTGGGACGGCCACTCCTCTCCCCACAATTCAATCCAATGCTCCCACTGAGCAGAGGACCAAGGCAAATGGGTGGAGCAACACAGCATTTTGAAAGCTGGGGAGCTGAGAATGTAAAAAGTGAGGGTAGACACTTCCTTGTCTGGAAAACATCCCATATAAGTTGGGAGTATACAgacagggaggggcaagatgaGGATGATTTTATGATGGCTCAAGAGGAATCCAGGATCATACACAGTCAGCCAGGGGCATATGGGAGTCTTGGGAAAGGAGGGCAGACACTCACAGGGAAAAGTGGAGAAGgctgcagggtgggtgggggcaaaGCATCCCCCTTCCCAATGCCCACAGCCTCCATGCTGAAGGTCAACTGGCCACGGCCACGACCCCGGCCCCCACCCCGGCTGGCCATGATGGAGGGGGCCTGGGGATTCAGACATCCAAGAGGAAAAACCTGataaagacaaaaacacagagaaaaagtaCAGTAGAACAGACAGGAAGCCAGGGAGGTACGAGACACTCAATCTTTTCTCCCAGAGACCTGAAAAGCcagtttaattcaacaaattttgAGCAGGCATAGTGCCAAGCAaggtatttctaaaaatataaaatatggatgAGACACGGTTCCAGCAGGACAGATAATTGCAATATGGTGTGACTGTAGCACAAAGAGGAAAGTGACTAGACCCTTGGATGAAACTTTCCTATGCCCCTAAGTTAATGTGATGTTTATCACCATCTGCATATCTACGTATGatctttgaattctttctctccctcacttTCCAAACCCAACCAGGCCTAAACTCAATCTAATGCAATGCATTTCagcaaaacatttattaagcatctaccatGAGAAAGGtagtgtgccagacactgggagGGAACAGGAATGAGTCATCAGTCTCACTGTCATTtgattgggggtggggatgtATGTGATAAGAGCCATTACAATCaagttgatcttttttttttttttttcttgtggtatgcgggcctccctctgccgtggcctctcccggagcacaggctccggacacgcaggcccagcggccatggctcacgggcccagccgctccgtggcatgtgggatcctcccagaccggggcgcgaacccggttcccctgcatcggcagggggacgcgcaaccactgcgccaccagggaagcccaagttgatCTTTTTAAACACCACCTGGAAACACAGAATCTTAGAATTGGAAGGACCCATGGAGTCTTCTAGCCCAAACACCCTCCCAGTACAGTACTACCCTCTGTAAGTTGTTGGTCATTCAGCTTCTGGTGGCATTTTCCTAAAGAGAGGGTGTCCATTTTCCTCCAAGGCAGCCCATTCCACTGTGATCAACTGTGAGGAATTGAAAGTTCCTCCTGCTACCGTAACTGAACTTTGCCTCTTGTCACCATTTTTGAGAAGCCAGTCAGATAGCATGGGGgataaagaaagtcatcaaatgaaaatgaaacttgaaggaaatgaaatcccaGTAGCAGAGAAGatacctagcacccagatcttggcttctaataccattttccaataaaaggaaccagggcttcttggagaaatggccgattctaggactggggcaggaaatatacaagatgagactgaagcatcttgtagtgccagaaagtaagaaagtgctcaaaaaaacaATACACACATTGATGGGGCTGTGTCAAAGGAGCATAAGAGTtgactgaaagagctcccaatggccaaagcctgaacaatttgagcaataacgtagtattggattataacaccaaagtataaaataaatatccaagagaccatactgatataaataaatgtttgaacaAATTAATACATggtagagaaaaaacaaatttctcatgcagaattccaaataaattatgtAGATTCCACCCTAAAAAGAGAGAGTGTAATTCCCCACTCCTTAAGTATGGCCTGTGTATAGGGAACTCTgtccaaaacaattttggaaaggTGGGGGCAGTAACTTTACAGTGTAGAAACTGGACAAGCATTACTTCAGTCAGATGACCAAGGTTTCAAcatgaacaaaattaaatcatattGTTAGTATGTACCCTTAATATGATGTGATATCCTCTTCCCCCAAGCTGATATCCCCAGTCTAATCaggagaaaaaagacaacaaattccAACAGAGGAGCATCCTATAatatacctgaccagtactcttcaaaactgtcaaggtcatcaaaaacaaggaaagttcaCACTTCCATTGTAAAAGAGAGAGAGCTGTCCTAGTGGTGGCcttcataaaaacaaagaaaaccattccttttgttttctaattatagaagtagtatatatttattttagaaaacttggaaaaacataaaggtatatataaaaatacctcTTATTTCATGACCATGATGTAGTAATAATCATTATTAGTATTTGCATATGAATCCTTTCAATTTCAGTTATGTATGTAtacgtacatatacatatatgtttgtgcatgtaagtatatgtatgtatagacaTATTCAATACATAATAGGGCCAtgataactaaatgtaatgtggtaagctggatgggattctggaacagaaaaagagcaTTAGGTAAAACTAAGGAACTCCAAATCAACTATGGACCTTGAATAattataatgtatcaatatttgttcattaattgtaacaaatataccatattaatatatgacattaataataggggaaactggtgCCAGGGCATATGGAAACTTTTGGTACtatctgctcagtttttctgtaaatctaaaactgttttaagaaataaattttcttaataaaaaaaagcaagaaacttaAGTAGCAATTCAAAATTCACAGTTTCTCAGACATTCCTTGTCTTTCATTACCCTGACAGTTTTAAGGGGTACTGGTTAGAAGTATTATAGGATGCTCCTCTGTTtgaatttttctgatgtttttctcttgattagaCTGGGGTTGTGTGTTTcggggaggaagatcacagagataaagagccattttcatcacatcatattaaGGGCACATACTAACAATATGTTAGCTATGGAGCAATAAGAGACAATATAGTATAGAATTGTGATCTCTTAAATTAGTGATTCATAATATAATTCCTCTCACGGAAAGCTAAGAGGACTGGGATGGTGAGGGGAGGCTTTAGGAATCACAAGGTCTCAAGTTTGGAACAGACCTTAGAtatcatgtattcattcattcattctttcaacaaatatttattgagcatctaccatatGCCAGACGTAATGCTAGACAATGGGGATCATATTGAATCCTCTACTTTAGACCTGCATCCTTCCTTTGATAAACTATATTTAGTAAATTGTTATCCACCTTCGATTTAAACTTTTTAGTAGAAGAACTCCCTCTCTCACTTTGCAGGTCATTCCATTTTTGGATATTTGTTCTTCAAtcaatatttaacaaataaaacaagaaatacaTGGCTCAACAAAATGCACTCCACTAAAGATtagttagggggaaaaaagattttaaaatatgtacaaagtAATCTGTCTTGTCAAACACATACACCCATCCAGATATATGAATTAAAAAGTTGTTCTTGAAGGATATACAACAAAAATTAACATTGGTTAATTGGAGGTgatgggtttttggttttttttgatgatgtgtattttatggttttttttttcctgtactgaATAGGTGCtgcttttgtaataagaaaaaaatattcataaaaaaattaaaaatatagtgaaACAGCATAGTAGATGAGATTAACAATATGCAGCAGGAAGGAGAGGTGGGAAAATGTGTGCCTGAGGAACTGGAAAGTTTCAAGTCCAAGTGCCAAGAAAAATGTCAGGAAAAGATGGCTGTTAGTTAATAGATTAAACTGTGATCTGACTTAAAGAACACATTAGAGGAGAGAGGATGTCTTACAGACACTAGAGAAGTAGTAAGAATTTGCCACCATGTCTTCAGGCCCTTTCCAGGGAAAAGACACTCTAACTAGCCGGCTTAGATGTCTTTCCACCTGATAGATACAATTCTAGCAATGGACACAGGAGCTGTTTTGACTGCAAAGCAGTGAGGAGTTAAGAAAAGGCCATGAGCTTTCAGGTTAGACAAATCTAACTCCATTTCCACATACTAACCAAGTGACCCTCAAGGATGTGGggtaaaaagaagacaaaattttaGTTAATTAAGGCACTAAACTGGTGGTTGGGAAACTGTAAACTATCTGGACCCCACTCAGCTCAGGAATCTACAATGAGTCTCTTCTATTTAAGATTGtgattgagtcttttttttttttgcggtacgcgggcctctcaccgctgtggcctttccagttgcggagcacaggctccggacgcgcaggcccagcggccatggctcacgggcccagccgctccgcggcatgtgggatcctcccggaccggggcacgaacccgcgtcccctgcatcggcaggcggactctcaaccactgcgccaccagggaagcccaagtctaaATTCTTGAAGATGTTTAAGGTTTCCCATAACCTGGTCCCAGACTGCTCCTCCATAAACATCAATCCTCCCTAGTGTTTACCCCTGTACTCTCCTTCCCCTGCAAACAACAACATCTCATATACATTATACTCATTCCCAATTAAGCATAACTGTGTGATGTGGTAGAAGTTACTATGAAGCAGGTTTCAACAGAACATACAGAAAAACAATTACATCAAATTTAAGAAAGGCAGTAcatgtagtggttaagaacatggatttgaatcccagttcagTCATTTTCTAGCTATACAACCTTCAGcaatttatttaataactgtaaacctgtttccttatctgtaaaatgggaataataataatttaaaaaccatctaaattcattcaatgaatacttACTGAGTTcttattaagtgccaggcactgttctaagtgctagGGATGTATCAGTGagcaaaatggacaaaaaactCCTGCACCCATGGAGTTTaaatggagcttacattctagtggcgCTCTCAGTATACAAATGTTTCAAGCCAGGAGACTGGGTGAGATACCTAAAGGAGTGGatgtgaagagagaaaagaagagatcCAGGGACTGAGGCCTGGAGCACTCTAATGTTTACAGTTTGCTATATTTGTAATAAGTAAGACAAGGAGTTAACACTCATATTAGAACTCATGGaaatccaaacaaaaaaaaatcatcccaatAGAATAAATGTGCAAAGAACATGAATAGATTAAATGTGCAAAtaggcaattaaaaaaagaatagccaaTAAAACCATTCTTTACCTGTGAAAttgacaaagatttaaaaaataatcaggctGCCATGGGTTTTTTTGAGATGGACACTCTCATACCTTACTGGGAGGACTATAAACACAGTCTTTTGGGGGAGCAATTTGACCACTTGAATCTATAGCCTATTAAAAGTTCATATCCtcaacccagtaatcccactttaAACACTTATCCTAAAGAAATCATCAGATATATAGTCAGAGATATAAGTAAAAGCATGTTTATCAAAGAGCTATCCATGGTAGCACAAATTCTGAAATAACCTAAATGGTccaacaaaaaaatgaatggttaaaaaaaaatcaaacatccaTCTTAGTCTATTATGTAGacataataattatttcaaataatatttaaaggcagaaaatgttcacaatataaTGTAAAGTGGGGGAAGCATGATATAAAGTTGTATTTGTTGTATGGCCCTATGTGTgtaatatatacacaaacacacagatgtatacatatgtatacaagcagaaaataaattgaaaggatacatattaaaataataacactaTATCACAGTCAtgaaataatagatattttatacctttatgtatttccaagttttctaggataaatgtatattacttctataatcagaaaacaaaagggatgattttctttatctttaagaATGTTACCACTAGGACAGCTCTTCCTCTTTTACAGTGGAATGCATTTTGTTGAACCACATATCCGTTTTATTTGTTAGATACCGATTGAAGAACAAAGTGAGATAGGAAGTTCTCTTACTAAGAAGTTTAAACTGAAGCTGGATAACCATTTACTAAATATGGTTTATCAAAGGAAGGATGCATATCTAAAGTAGAGGATTCACTATGATCCCCATTGTCTAGCATtatgtctggcatatagtagatgctcaataaatatttgcttaaaaatgaatgaatgaatgaatacatgatttCTAAGGTCTGTTCCAAACTTGAGACTTTGTGATTCCTAAAGCCTCCCCTCACCATCCCAGTCCTCTTagctttctcccttctctggacTGTGGGAGCAATTATATTATGAACCACTAATTTAAGAGGTCATAATTATATACtgtattgtattttgttttatcttttattaatttttgcctaATTACATCAGGAGTTTAAATTCTTCCTCCCCAATTAATTCCATCCAATTAACCTTTATTGGGCACTGTGTATTAAATATTAGAACCTGCCCTACAAAACCTTATATtctaaaaagaatagaaacattAAAGAGGGATTGAGTACTAAGTGCTCCAACAGAGGTATGCCTAAAATGCTATCGTCAGACTGGGGAATAATTAATTCTGCAAAAAAAGGTGAACCAGGAAAGCTACAGGTAAAGGTAACATTTCATCAGAGTCTTGATAGATAACAGGAGTTTGTCAGGCTCTTAATAGTAATAGATTTAGGGGAAGCTGACGCCATAGCAAAGAGTCAGAGGTACCAGAGTGAGTCTTTCACTTTCTCCTTTAATATATCTCCCTTTTGCGCGAAAGAAAACTACGTTTCTCTGGTACACAATCAACAGAGCAatgggagcacagaggaaaaaGGGGTAGGGAACTAGAAGGGGGCTGATCCAACAGGCTGCCGGAAAGCGTCTATCTAGCTAGCAGCTTGGCCCTGGTGAACTAGTTCGGAAGGTGTGGAGCGGAACCAGGTCAGAGCCACCAAGTCGGGGCCTtacctgctgcccctcccccacgcGGAAAACACGCCGCAGCCAACTTGAAATTTGCTGGTCTTCCTCAAGCTGTTGGCGTT
This genomic interval from Physeter macrocephalus isolate SW-GA chromosome 4, ASM283717v5, whole genome shotgun sequence contains the following:
- the POLR3GL gene encoding DNA-directed RNA polymerase III subunit RPC7-like codes for the protein MAIHSRGPYCAERVPANSLPPLLSFKWADLPPWLLQDWPGELTNGELWEADLERQQLEEDQQISSWLRRVFRVGEGQQVFPLGCLNPQAPSIMASRGGGRGRGRGQLTFSMEAVGIGKGDALPPPTLQPSPLFPPLEFRPVPLPSGEEGEYVLALKQELRGAMRQLPYFIRPAVPKRDVERYSDKYQMSGPIDNAIDWNPDWRRLPRELKIRVRKLQKERTTILLPKRPPKTTEDKEETIQKLETLEKKEEEVTSEEDEEKEEEEEKEEEEEEEYDEEEHEEETDYIMSYFDNGEDFGGDSDDNMDEAIY